One Microbacterium esteraromaticum genomic window carries:
- a CDS encoding ABC transporter ATP-binding protein, protein MTLVALKDVARSVLLPDDTRLEILRGVSLEVEAGDHVSIVGRSGSGKSTLLNILGMLDAPTTGTVSFAGREVGRMRAGRLDRLRGDHVGFVFQQFNLLPGRTAIENVMMPLGHARGRMFRHRHRIAGEMLERVGLGHRIEQIADRLSGGEQQRVAIARALVRRPTLILADEPTGALDIDTGASVMALLDEVATETEAALVTITHDLHVAARARRHYRLDGGVLSPADLRRAFAASTLQGDDAAAGLSASVPSGAVSASSLAAEQRA, encoded by the coding sequence GGACGACACCAGACTGGAGATCCTGCGTGGTGTCAGTCTCGAGGTCGAGGCCGGTGATCACGTCTCGATCGTCGGCCGGTCGGGTTCGGGGAAATCGACCCTTCTCAACATCCTCGGGATGCTCGACGCCCCCACCACGGGTACGGTGTCGTTCGCGGGCCGGGAGGTCGGCCGCATGCGCGCCGGGCGCCTCGACCGGCTTCGCGGCGATCACGTCGGGTTCGTCTTCCAGCAGTTCAACCTGCTGCCGGGGCGCACCGCGATCGAGAACGTCATGATGCCGCTCGGGCACGCCAGGGGACGGATGTTCCGGCACCGGCACAGGATCGCAGGCGAGATGCTCGAGAGAGTGGGACTCGGCCACCGGATCGAGCAGATCGCCGATCGGCTCTCCGGCGGCGAGCAGCAGCGCGTGGCCATCGCGAGGGCGCTGGTGCGCAGACCCACCCTGATCCTCGCCGACGAGCCGACCGGCGCGCTCGACATCGACACGGGCGCGAGCGTCATGGCGCTGCTGGACGAGGTGGCCACCGAGACCGAGGCCGCCCTCGTCACGATCACGCACGACCTGCACGTCGCCGCGAGGGCTCGAAGGCACTACCGGCTGGACGGCGGCGTGCTCAGCCCCGCAGACCTGCGTCGCGCGTTCGCCGCCTCGACCCTGCAGGGCGACGACGCCGCAGCCGGACTGAGTGCGAGCGTGCCCTCGGGCGCGGTCTCCGCGTCGTCGCTCGCGGCGGAGCAGCGGGCATGA
- a CDS encoding ABC transporter permease, translating to MSAFVGALSDAWSEIRVHKLRVLLSLIGIAVSVAALTAVVAISDIALQAQTEEFDRYGGRVATIVVAPAGATGPVDADAFHERFERVSERFDFSHVSRLVEGMMLPVQAPDGVRDTAARLVDPAYAVIHREKLLTGREFRLDDVEALAPPVILSEPLWDVLGRVPMEQHPTLTLTGAAGGTYQVVGVRPRQGPWDEEKRIDLLYDSFGSRVDGLPQEAMLRYDIWVGEHEVAEVGRSLAADLRAGMPAGDSVAVTRADWAASTGFQQSQRMTELILSGIAVLILALGALSLINIQLVAMRQRVREIGVRRAFGATAGRIFTTVLLESLVATTVAGVIGIAVVVAVLRSPLLIESIFPALVDVPPFPIRAALTGLLAAVVVGALAGFVPALVALRVKVIDAIRF from the coding sequence ATGAGCGCGTTCGTCGGTGCGCTCTCGGACGCCTGGTCGGAGATCCGGGTGCACAAGCTGCGCGTTCTGCTGAGCCTGATCGGCATCGCCGTCTCGGTCGCCGCGCTGACCGCCGTGGTCGCGATCTCCGATATCGCGTTGCAGGCTCAGACCGAGGAGTTCGATCGCTACGGCGGCCGGGTCGCGACGATCGTCGTGGCTCCCGCCGGCGCGACAGGACCGGTCGACGCGGATGCCTTCCACGAGCGCTTCGAGAGGGTCAGCGAGCGCTTCGACTTCAGCCACGTCTCGCGCCTCGTCGAGGGGATGATGCTGCCCGTCCAGGCGCCGGACGGGGTGCGAGACACCGCCGCGCGCCTCGTCGATCCGGCCTACGCCGTCATCCACCGGGAGAAGCTGCTGACCGGTCGCGAGTTCCGCCTCGACGACGTCGAGGCGCTGGCGCCGCCTGTGATCCTCTCCGAGCCGCTGTGGGACGTGCTCGGTCGCGTCCCGATGGAGCAGCACCCGACCCTCACCCTCACCGGCGCCGCGGGAGGCACCTACCAGGTGGTGGGCGTGCGGCCGAGGCAGGGACCGTGGGACGAGGAGAAGCGCATCGACCTGCTGTACGACTCGTTCGGCTCCCGCGTCGACGGCCTCCCGCAGGAGGCCATGCTGCGTTACGACATCTGGGTCGGTGAGCATGAGGTCGCCGAGGTCGGCCGATCCCTGGCCGCGGATCTCCGAGCGGGCATGCCTGCGGGAGACTCGGTGGCGGTGACCAGGGCGGACTGGGCGGCTTCGACGGGGTTCCAGCAGAGCCAGCGGATGACGGAGCTCATCCTCAGCGGCATCGCCGTGCTGATCCTCGCGCTCGGCGCGCTGAGCCTGATCAACATCCAGCTGGTCGCCATGCGCCAGCGGGTGCGCGAGATCGGCGTGCGGCGTGCGTTCGGCGCCACAGCGGGACGGATCTTCACCACCGTGCTGCTGGAGAGCCTGGTGGCGACCACGGTCGCCGGCGTCATCGGGATCGCGGTCGTCGTGGCTGTGCTGCGCTCGCCGCTGCTCATCGAGTCGATCTTCCCCGCACTCGTCGACGTGCCCCCGTTCCCGATCCGCGCCGCTCTGACAGGGCTGCTGGCCGCCGTCGTGGTCGGTGCGCTCGCAGGGTTCGTCCCTGCGCTGGTCGCGCTGCGGGTGAAGGTGATCGACGCGATCCGGTTCTGA
- a CDS encoding RDD family protein produces MSATITDEQEILSGEAVAIDVQPVGFVLRAAGALIDMAIGFALFIAVVVLQVWLMSEGLLTEHTMRILTICAAVLSFLVLPITVEVAMRGRSVGKLAVGGRIVRTDGGAITFRHTFIRALIGVLEVYMTFGGAAVITGALTARSQRLGDLVAGTYSQRVRTPALPAHQPHLPPSLAGWATVADVARMPDRLARRISQFLANAQRLSPAARSSVAHELAAEAQPFISPIPAVSPEELLLGVTVLRREREQRALSIADDRAERLSGRRIRI; encoded by the coding sequence ATGTCCGCCACGATCACCGACGAGCAGGAGATCCTGTCCGGAGAAGCCGTCGCCATCGACGTGCAGCCTGTGGGCTTCGTGCTGCGCGCCGCCGGCGCGCTGATCGACATGGCGATCGGGTTCGCGCTGTTCATCGCCGTCGTCGTGCTGCAGGTCTGGCTGATGTCCGAGGGGCTCTTGACGGAGCACACGATGCGCATCCTCACGATCTGCGCGGCCGTGCTGAGCTTCCTCGTGCTCCCGATCACCGTCGAGGTGGCGATGCGGGGCCGCAGCGTAGGAAAGCTCGCGGTCGGCGGGCGGATCGTGCGCACCGACGGCGGGGCGATCACGTTCCGGCACACGTTCATCCGCGCTCTCATCGGCGTGCTCGAGGTGTACATGACCTTCGGCGGGGCCGCGGTCATCACCGGAGCGCTCACCGCGCGCTCGCAGCGGCTCGGCGACCTGGTCGCCGGGACCTACTCGCAGCGGGTGCGCACGCCCGCGCTGCCGGCGCACCAGCCGCACCTCCCGCCGTCGCTCGCAGGGTGGGCGACGGTCGCCGATGTGGCCCGGATGCCGGATCGACTGGCGCGGCGCATCTCGCAGTTCCTCGCGAACGCGCAGCGCCTCTCGCCCGCCGCGCGCAGCAGCGTCGCCCACGAGCTGGCGGCCGAGGCACAGCCGTTCATCTCGCCGATCCCCGCGGTCTCGCCCGAGGAGCTGCTGCTCGGCGTGACCGTGCTCCGCCGCGAGCGCGAGCAGCGGGCACTGTCGATCGCCGACGACCGCGCCGAGCGACTCAGCGGACGGCGCATCCGCATCTGA
- a CDS encoding stage II sporulation protein M: MDADALTDARRPEWERLDALSRRRRLSGAEVDELIVRYRAASADLAELKTSVGDSPQGAYLSTVLAAARLRFTGANDNVLAQARRFFSLQLPAALYRIRWTTGIVAVAFVLVVLISGAWIASDPARIAALGPPEVLKQYAEEDFVDYYGPMASFAGMVWLNNAWIAMQCVLFGVTGAWPVWMLIQNALGLGVAAAVMSAYGHLDTMVLHILPHGLLELTAIFVASAAGLHVFWAWAAPGRRTRAESLAAGGRSLATVAIGLVFVLLLSGLVEGFVTGSNLAWPVKIGIGAVALGAFLFYMLVIGRRAARRGESGDLVEYEAGTPTLTAG, translated from the coding sequence GTGGATGCCGATGCCCTCACCGACGCACGCCGCCCGGAGTGGGAGCGGCTGGACGCTCTGAGCCGCCGACGTCGGCTCAGCGGAGCCGAAGTGGACGAGCTGATCGTCCGATACCGGGCGGCATCCGCCGATCTCGCCGAGCTGAAGACCTCGGTGGGCGATTCGCCGCAGGGCGCCTACCTGTCGACCGTCCTCGCTGCCGCGCGTCTCAGATTCACCGGTGCGAACGACAACGTGCTCGCGCAGGCGCGCCGCTTCTTCTCCTTGCAGCTGCCGGCGGCGCTCTATCGGATCCGCTGGACGACCGGCATCGTCGCCGTGGCGTTCGTTCTCGTCGTGCTGATCAGCGGGGCGTGGATCGCGTCCGACCCTGCGAGGATCGCCGCGCTCGGTCCGCCCGAGGTGCTGAAGCAGTATGCCGAGGAGGACTTCGTCGACTACTACGGCCCGATGGCCTCGTTCGCCGGCATGGTCTGGCTCAACAACGCCTGGATCGCGATGCAGTGCGTGCTCTTCGGCGTGACCGGCGCCTGGCCGGTGTGGATGCTCATCCAGAACGCACTGGGCCTCGGCGTCGCCGCCGCCGTGATGTCGGCATACGGTCACCTGGACACGATGGTGCTGCACATCCTGCCGCATGGGCTGCTCGAGCTCACCGCGATCTTCGTCGCGTCGGCGGCCGGTCTGCACGTCTTCTGGGCATGGGCGGCGCCGGGGCGGCGCACGAGGGCGGAGTCGCTCGCGGCCGGAGGCCGCTCACTCGCCACCGTCGCGATCGGGCTGGTGTTCGTGCTGCTGCTGTCGGGGCTGGTGGAGGGCTTCGTGACCGGCTCGAACCTGGCGTGGCCGGTGAAGATCGGGATCGGGGCCGTCGCGCTCGGGGCGTTCCTCTTCTACATGCTCGTCATCGGGCGCCGCGCGGCCAGGCGCGGGGAGAGCGGCGACCTGGTCGAGTACGAGGCGGGGACGCCGACGCTCACCGCCGGCTGA
- a CDS encoding aquaporin: protein MTVTPPPSTPSLSARLTAEGFGSFLIVFVGVGTALFTVDLLADPGAGSGVYLAVALAFGMAMLAAFASLAPISGGHFTPALTIGAAAAGRIPWRDALPYVIAQVVGGVIASTALIVVGLFGPDAWLESAQDAGFASTGWGALSPGGFGMPAAIVLEVILSILLVLVFLGVTHPERGTAQGGVAVGLAFAAVQFVAIPISGGSANPARSIATAIYGGVEPLAQLWVFLVFPALGAAVIGIAYRALFDGVAGSDGSEALPLSRR, encoded by the coding sequence ATGACTGTGACCCCGCCCCCGTCGACGCCATCGCTGAGCGCTCGGCTCACCGCTGAGGGCTTCGGCTCGTTCCTCATCGTGTTCGTCGGGGTGGGCACGGCCCTGTTCACGGTGGATCTGCTCGCGGACCCCGGCGCGGGCTCGGGCGTGTACCTGGCCGTCGCTCTCGCCTTCGGGATGGCGATGCTGGCCGCCTTCGCCTCACTCGCCCCGATCTCCGGAGGCCATTTCACCCCCGCACTGACGATCGGGGCAGCCGCAGCAGGCCGCATCCCGTGGCGCGATGCGCTGCCCTATGTGATCGCGCAGGTGGTCGGAGGCGTCATCGCCTCGACGGCGCTCATCGTCGTCGGGCTCTTCGGCCCCGATGCGTGGCTGGAGAGCGCTCAGGACGCCGGATTCGCAAGCACGGGCTGGGGCGCGCTCTCCCCCGGCGGGTTCGGGATGCCGGCGGCGATCGTCCTCGAGGTCATCCTGAGCATCCTGCTCGTGCTCGTCTTCCTCGGCGTCACTCACCCCGAACGCGGCACTGCGCAGGGCGGCGTCGCGGTCGGTCTCGCCTTCGCGGCCGTCCAGTTCGTCGCCATCCCGATCTCAGGGGGCTCGGCCAACCCGGCGCGCTCGATCGCCACTGCGATCTACGGCGGCGTCGAGCCGCTGGCTCAGCTGTGGGTCTTCCTCGTGTTCCCCGCACTGGGTGCGGCCGTCATCGGGATCGCGTACCGGGCGCTCTTCGACGGCGTCGCCGGGTCGGACGGCTCAGAGGCCCTCCCTCTCAGCCGGCGGTGA
- a CDS encoding MIP/aquaporin family protein, giving the protein MNGTARKAVAEALATFLFVLSIIAAVNSGSVLTPLAIGFALAVLVYATGHISGAHLNPAVSVAVFIRGGLTVVDLIAYIVAQLVGAVLAALVSFAVWPAAAKAVEIDLGKAFVVELVFTLILAYVVLNVATSKDTDGNSFYGLAIGGVVFVGAAAVGSISGGGFNPAVALGLSVSGQFDWANLWLYVVAPIVGGAIAAVLFRVLNADDKVAA; this is encoded by the coding sequence ATGAACGGCACCGCCCGCAAGGCAGTGGCGGAAGCACTCGCCACCTTCCTGTTCGTCCTGAGCATCATCGCCGCCGTCAACAGCGGCAGCGTCCTCACTCCTCTCGCCATCGGGTTCGCCCTCGCCGTGCTGGTGTACGCCACCGGGCACATCTCGGGAGCCCACCTGAACCCCGCGGTCTCGGTCGCCGTGTTCATCCGCGGCGGTCTCACCGTGGTCGACCTCATCGCGTACATCGTGGCGCAGCTCGTCGGTGCCGTGCTGGCGGCCCTGGTCAGCTTCGCCGTGTGGCCGGCGGCAGCGAAGGCGGTCGAGATCGACCTCGGCAAGGCCTTCGTCGTCGAGCTCGTCTTCACGCTCATCCTCGCCTATGTAGTGCTCAACGTCGCGACCTCGAAGGACACCGATGGCAACTCCTTCTACGGCCTCGCGATCGGTGGTGTGGTCTTCGTCGGCGCTGCAGCCGTGGGCTCCATCTCCGGCGGCGGCTTCAACCCGGCCGTCGCTCTCGGCCTGTCGGTCAGCGGCCAGTTCGACTGGGCCAACCTGTGGCTCTACGTCGTCGCCCCGATCGTCGGCGGCGCCATCGCGGCCGTGCTGTTCCGTGTGCTGAACGCGGACGACAAGGTCGCGGCCTGA
- a CDS encoding Fur family transcriptional regulator, with protein MSAQQLIPAEVAIRARGLRVTDSRRAVYDALAGHAHASADEVFERVRSQLESTSRQSVYNALGDFTTAGIVRRIEPAGHPMLFELRVDDNHHHLVCTGCGAVKDVDCAVGPSPCLVPADTHGFAVSTAEVTYWGLCPACAAKN; from the coding sequence ATGTCCGCACAGCAGCTCATCCCCGCCGAGGTCGCGATCCGCGCCCGCGGACTGCGGGTGACCGATTCGCGTCGTGCGGTCTACGACGCGCTCGCCGGCCACGCTCACGCGAGCGCCGACGAGGTGTTCGAGCGCGTCCGATCGCAGCTCGAATCCACCAGCCGCCAGTCCGTGTACAACGCGCTGGGCGATTTCACGACGGCCGGCATCGTGCGCCGCATCGAGCCCGCGGGCCATCCGATGCTCTTCGAACTGCGCGTCGACGACAACCACCACCATCTCGTGTGCACCGGCTGCGGTGCGGTGAAGGACGTCGACTGCGCCGTCGGCCCCTCACCGTGCCTCGTCCCGGCAGACACCCACGGCTTCGCGGTCTCCACGGCGGAGGTGACCTACTGGGGACTGTGCCCCGCCTGCGCCGCGAAGAACTGA